A single Cnuibacter physcomitrellae DNA region contains:
- a CDS encoding glycoside hydrolase family 15 protein, which translates to MALPIEDYAIIGDSHTAALVGKDGSIDWLCLPRFDSASVFGALLGDPDHGRWLLAPDGEVVSTSRKYLDDTFVLLTRWQTPTGEVEVVDLMPYGGSLPDVIRRVRGVKGTVRMRSELRMRFDYASALPWVRQSPKHGGNALIAIAGPDALIVRGPELVARDHRHEAVFEVSEGEQVDSVITWFPSQRHVPDAVEVDKRIEDTLHWWRDWVGEFETPYRDHVRRSLLVLRALTHADTGGIVAAPTTSLPEQFGGPRNWDYRYVWIRDASLTLAALMLHGYGEEAQHWRRWLLRALAGDPSDIQIMYGLAGERRLQEYELDSLPGYQGASPVRIGNAASDQYQSDIFGELMVALRAARIIGVEEDEYSWPLQRALMGYLETVWDRPDNGIWEIRGPARPFTHSRVMVWAAFACAVEAVRVYGLDGPVERWEKLRDEIREEVLTRGYDPERNTFVQHYDTKEVDASLLLLGQIGFIAPDDPRMLGTVAAIEADLLRDGLVMRYRTESGVDGLPGDENPFLACSFWLVQQYAHSGRLEDARVLMDRLVGLSNDLGLLSEEYDVAGGRQAGNFPQAFSHLALVRAADAIATATGTRPAPQSGRLAPEA; encoded by the coding sequence ATGGCACTCCCCATCGAGGACTACGCGATCATCGGCGACAGCCACACGGCGGCCCTCGTGGGCAAGGACGGCAGCATCGACTGGCTCTGCCTCCCCCGCTTCGACAGCGCCTCGGTGTTCGGCGCCCTGCTCGGCGACCCGGACCACGGCCGCTGGCTGCTCGCGCCCGACGGCGAGGTCGTCAGCACCAGCAGGAAGTACCTGGACGACACGTTCGTCCTCCTCACCCGGTGGCAGACGCCGACCGGTGAGGTTGAGGTGGTCGACCTCATGCCGTACGGCGGCTCGCTGCCGGACGTGATCCGCAGGGTGCGCGGCGTCAAGGGGACCGTGCGGATGCGCTCCGAGCTGAGGATGCGCTTCGACTACGCGAGCGCCCTCCCCTGGGTACGCCAGTCTCCGAAGCACGGGGGCAACGCGCTGATCGCCATCGCCGGCCCGGACGCGCTGATCGTCCGCGGCCCCGAGCTGGTCGCCCGCGACCATCGTCACGAGGCCGTCTTCGAGGTCTCGGAGGGCGAGCAGGTCGACAGCGTCATCACCTGGTTCCCGTCTCAGCGGCACGTCCCCGACGCCGTCGAGGTCGACAAGCGCATCGAGGACACACTGCACTGGTGGCGCGACTGGGTGGGCGAGTTCGAGACGCCCTACCGCGACCACGTGCGCCGGTCGCTCCTCGTCCTGCGCGCCCTCACGCACGCCGACACCGGCGGCATCGTGGCGGCGCCCACCACCAGCCTGCCGGAGCAGTTCGGGGGCCCGCGGAACTGGGACTACCGCTACGTCTGGATCCGCGACGCCTCGCTGACGCTCGCGGCGCTCATGCTCCACGGCTACGGCGAGGAGGCGCAGCACTGGCGCCGCTGGCTGCTGCGCGCCCTGGCGGGCGACCCGTCCGACATCCAGATCATGTACGGACTCGCGGGAGAGCGCCGTCTCCAGGAGTACGAGCTCGACAGCCTGCCCGGCTACCAGGGGGCGTCCCCCGTGCGCATCGGCAACGCGGCGTCGGACCAGTACCAGAGCGACATCTTCGGGGAGCTCATGGTCGCGCTCCGCGCCGCCCGCATCATCGGCGTCGAGGAGGACGAGTACAGCTGGCCGCTGCAGCGGGCGCTGATGGGCTATCTGGAGACCGTGTGGGACCGCCCCGACAACGGCATCTGGGAGATCCGCGGACCGGCCCGCCCGTTCACGCACTCGCGCGTGATGGTGTGGGCCGCGTTCGCCTGCGCCGTGGAGGCGGTGCGCGTCTACGGTCTCGACGGGCCTGTCGAACGCTGGGAGAAGCTGCGTGACGAGATCCGCGAGGAGGTCCTCACCCGGGGCTACGACCCGGAGCGGAACACGTTCGTCCAGCACTACGACACCAAGGAGGTCGACGCCTCCCTGCTGCTGCTCGGCCAGATCGGCTTCATCGCGCCCGACGACCCGAGGATGCTGGGCACGGTCGCCGCGATCGAGGCGGACCTCCTCCGCGACGGCCTCGTGATGCGGTACCGCACGGAGAGCGGGGTGGACGGACTCCCGGGCGATGAGAACCCCTTCCTCGCCTGCTCGTTCTGGCTGGTGCAGCAGTACGCCCACTCCGGCAGGCTCGAGGATGCGCGGGTGCTGATGGACCGGCTGGTCGGGCTGTCGAACGACCTCGGCCTGCTCTCCGAGGAGTACGACGTCGCCGGCGGACGCCAGGCGGGCAACTTCCCGCAGGCGTTCTCGCATCTCGCGCTCGTCCGCGCGGCCGACGCGATCGCGACGGCGACGGGCACGCGGCCCGCTCCTCAGAGCGGTCGGCTCGCGCCGGAGGCCTGA
- a CDS encoding FBP domain-containing protein gives MQPLTESQIRSSFANEDAFDLSRMTLPGLHEILWEEREFLGWRDAHAIHRGYIVYWRDGEPVGIVLKAAGARMRPGIAAMCSFCRSPLPGGQVTLFTAPRAGQAGVDGSTIGQYICSDLSCSHLIRLVPPRSEVNPDPQAMVAMRAEGLTHRLRSFTDDVLRAS, from the coding sequence ATGCAGCCACTCACCGAGTCGCAGATCCGGTCCTCGTTCGCCAACGAGGACGCCTTCGACCTCTCCAGGATGACCCTCCCCGGCCTCCACGAGATCCTCTGGGAGGAGCGCGAGTTCCTCGGCTGGCGCGACGCCCATGCCATCCACCGCGGGTACATCGTGTACTGGCGTGACGGCGAGCCCGTGGGCATCGTGCTCAAGGCCGCCGGCGCCCGGATGCGGCCGGGCATCGCGGCGATGTGCTCGTTCTGCCGCTCCCCGCTGCCAGGCGGGCAGGTCACGCTGTTCACCGCGCCCCGAGCCGGCCAGGCGGGCGTCGACGGGTCGACGATCGGGCAGTACATCTGCTCCGACCTCTCCTGCTCGCACCTCATCCGCCTCGTTCCGCCGCGCTCGGAGGTGAACCCGGATCCGCAGGCGATGGTCGCGATGCGCGCCGAGGGCCTCACCCACCGCCTGCGCTCGTTCACCGACGACGTGCTCCGCGCCTCCTGA
- a CDS encoding glycosyltransferase family A protein, with translation MGARWRGSSSSELARTAQWSHTTIVRDELARRASRGRLDYAGLLDALAAGPVDLDRGSGVALAESVERQARDERDHLAASQLFRSSVTRGEVVLLDPEAQSAMISALLGSGHHDDAAGMLTLLHGVPVEELRQIAADVLNPWTRPDGGDDARWRAAFSSVFTEAGYDAPELEGDAGRHPFDRLRSPELPSVSGPDDPLVSVVMTCHRPGVEAFTAVASVLAQTWQRLELIIVDDGSPADYKRTLAALGRLDPRIRILHRSTNAGTYTCRNLALRAARGEFVTTHDSDDWMHPRRLETQVRHLQQTPDAPSNSTHALRITDELSFTQPRGYLVRLCEPSLMFRRRLIADRVGAFDAVRKGADTEFRRRIGAVFDRPSDILLPGVPLTLQRWRSASLTGEEIGPRWLSPSRIAYASAYASWHRAIAAGTADPRSERTSAARPFPAPADILSSEVAEIVPPVLDPQVDLLFVVDLVERIGDARSFDRLAHRIRQEVRSGRRVGVAHAWSAGPEPLLPLHYVPAMQALFDDGVATLVLTGAEAGAGVAYVIDAATLQDPADQPWRIGRIVRARSIPRPLRLSSSPGVESRADDRVSPRALYADRGEAGELEAVAAVVERLCSRYPDVDPGRVRDLVTAEHAALAGHRIRSYVPRLVEHQASSALRAETRAPLPDRTLQAPM, from the coding sequence GTGGGAGCGAGGTGGCGCGGCAGCTCGAGCAGCGAGCTCGCGCGGACCGCTCAGTGGTCCCACACCACGATCGTGCGCGACGAGCTGGCCCGCCGAGCATCCCGGGGCCGTCTCGACTACGCCGGACTGCTCGACGCCCTGGCCGCCGGTCCGGTCGACCTCGACCGCGGCAGCGGGGTCGCGCTGGCGGAGAGCGTCGAGCGGCAGGCCCGCGACGAGCGCGACCACCTCGCGGCGTCGCAGCTGTTCCGGTCCTCGGTCACCCGCGGCGAGGTCGTGCTGCTGGATCCCGAGGCGCAGTCGGCGATGATCTCCGCGCTCCTCGGCTCCGGGCACCATGACGACGCCGCGGGCATGCTGACCCTCCTCCACGGCGTGCCCGTCGAGGAGCTCCGACAGATCGCGGCCGACGTGCTGAACCCCTGGACTCGGCCGGACGGGGGCGACGACGCGCGCTGGCGAGCCGCGTTCTCGAGCGTCTTCACCGAGGCGGGCTACGACGCACCGGAGCTCGAGGGCGACGCGGGACGCCATCCGTTCGATCGGCTCCGCTCCCCGGAGCTGCCCTCGGTCTCGGGGCCGGACGACCCTCTGGTGTCGGTCGTCATGACGTGCCACCGGCCCGGCGTCGAGGCGTTCACGGCGGTCGCGTCGGTGCTCGCGCAGACCTGGCAGCGGCTCGAGCTGATCATCGTCGACGACGGATCCCCCGCGGACTACAAGCGGACCCTGGCCGCCCTCGGCCGGCTCGATCCCCGCATCCGCATCCTCCACCGGTCGACGAACGCGGGCACGTACACCTGCCGCAACCTCGCCCTGCGCGCGGCGCGGGGCGAGTTCGTGACGACCCACGACTCCGACGACTGGATGCATCCGCGACGCCTCGAGACGCAGGTGCGGCATCTGCAGCAGACGCCCGATGCGCCCTCGAACTCGACGCACGCCCTGCGGATCACCGACGAGCTGTCCTTCACACAGCCGCGCGGCTACCTCGTGCGGCTCTGCGAGCCGTCCCTGATGTTCCGCCGACGGCTCATCGCCGACCGTGTCGGCGCGTTCGACGCCGTGCGCAAGGGCGCCGACACCGAGTTCCGCCGCCGGATCGGCGCCGTGTTCGACCGGCCGTCCGACATCCTCCTCCCCGGGGTCCCGCTGACGCTCCAGCGCTGGCGGTCGGCCTCGCTCACCGGGGAGGAGATCGGGCCGCGCTGGCTGAGCCCGTCCCGGATCGCCTACGCCAGCGCATACGCGTCGTGGCATCGAGCGATCGCGGCGGGCACCGCCGACCCGCGCAGCGAGCGGACCTCGGCGGCACGTCCGTTCCCCGCGCCCGCAGACATCCTGAGCAGCGAGGTCGCCGAGATCGTCCCCCCGGTCCTCGACCCCCAGGTCGACCTCCTCTTCGTGGTCGACCTGGTCGAGCGCATCGGCGACGCGAGATCGTTCGACAGGCTCGCCCACCGCATCCGGCAGGAGGTGCGGTCCGGGAGGCGCGTGGGGGTGGCGCACGCGTGGAGCGCGGGGCCGGAGCCGCTGCTGCCCCTGCACTACGTGCCGGCGATGCAGGCGCTGTTCGACGACGGCGTCGCGACGCTCGTCCTCACCGGGGCCGAGGCGGGAGCGGGCGTGGCGTACGTGATCGACGCGGCGACCCTGCAGGATCCGGCGGATCAGCCCTGGCGGATCGGCCGGATCGTGCGCGCCCGCTCGATCCCGCGTCCGTTGCGTCTCTCGTCGTCGCCGGGCGTCGAGAGCAGGGCCGACGACAGGGTCAGCCCGCGGGCGCTGTACGCCGACCGGGGTGAGGCGGGCGAGCTCGAGGCCGTCGCCGCCGTCGTGGAGCGGCTGTGCTCCCGCTACCCCGACGTCGATCCGGGACGCGTGAGGGACCTCGTGACGGCGGAGCACGCCGCGCTCGCCGGCCACCGCATCCGCTCGTACGTGCCGCGGCTCGTCGAGCACCAGGCCTCGTCCGCGCTTCGCGCCGAGACCCGCGCCCCTCTCCCCGACCGCACGCTGCAGGCCCCGATGTGA
- a CDS encoding diacylglycerol/lipid kinase family protein produces the protein MGSPAKRIVVAINPNASFGRTRHVGPAVVGTLKAAGHDVVPLSAPDFDGLVRVARDALRLPTAAFVVVGGDGMVNLGVDLVAGTDVPLGIVPAGTGNDFASGLGLPADTAAATDVLLERLASPAGVRRVDAAVVSGLDGPDRWFAGALSAGFDARVNERANAMRRPKGASRYVIALAAELVRLRARRYRLTIDGEPWEVDSVLLSVANNGRIGGGMRIAPDAALDDGLLDVFVVAPVSRGRFLRLFPKVFSGTHAGLDIVEFRRGRVVTLDAEGITAFADGEPFGPLPLTVTLHPGALRVLA, from the coding sequence ATGGGTTCCCCAGCGAAGCGGATCGTCGTCGCGATCAACCCGAACGCCTCCTTCGGCCGGACCCGGCACGTCGGTCCCGCCGTCGTCGGCACCCTGAAGGCGGCCGGCCACGACGTCGTCCCGCTGAGCGCCCCCGACTTCGACGGGCTCGTGCGCGTCGCCCGCGACGCCCTCCGCCTGCCGACGGCGGCGTTCGTGGTCGTGGGAGGAGACGGCATGGTGAACCTCGGCGTCGACCTCGTTGCCGGCACCGACGTGCCCCTCGGCATCGTGCCCGCCGGCACCGGCAACGACTTCGCGAGCGGCCTCGGTCTGCCCGCCGACACGGCGGCGGCGACCGACGTGCTCCTCGAGAGGCTCGCGAGCCCCGCGGGGGTGCGCCGCGTGGATGCCGCCGTGGTCTCGGGCCTGGACGGCCCGGATCGCTGGTTCGCCGGCGCGCTGTCCGCGGGCTTCGACGCGCGGGTCAACGAGCGCGCGAACGCCATGCGGCGCCCCAAGGGTGCGTCGCGCTACGTGATCGCCCTGGCGGCCGAGCTCGTGCGGCTGCGGGCGCGCCGGTATCGGCTCACGATCGACGGGGAGCCCTGGGAGGTGGACTCGGTGCTCCTGTCGGTGGCCAACAACGGTCGCATCGGCGGAGGGATGCGCATCGCCCCCGATGCCGCGCTCGACGACGGCCTGCTCGACGTCTTCGTCGTGGCGCCGGTGAGCCGGGGCCGCTTCCTCCGTCTGTTCCCGAAGGTCTTCTCCGGGACGCATGCCGGGCTCGACATCGTCGAGTTCCGCCGCGGGAGGGTCGTCACGCTCGACGCGGAGGGCATCACCGCCTTCGCCGACGGGGAGCCGTTCGGTCCGCTCCCGCTCACCGTGACCCTCCACCCGGGCGCCCTGAGGGTGCTCGCGTGA
- a CDS encoding MBL fold metallo-hydrolase: protein MRLTKFEHAALQLEQNGRRLFIDPGVFTTPITEAANAVAVVITHEHPDHWTPDQLKRIVDASPDVTIYGPAGVVAAASDFPVVEVRPGEVVDAAPFSLRFFGGRHAVIHTSIPVVDNVGVIVNDSLFYPGDSFADPAEQVDLLAVPVGAPWLKISESIDYVLALKPKRAFATHEMVLSVAGKQMGHDRLRWATEQAGGEYVALEPGDTLDV, encoded by the coding sequence ATGAGACTCACGAAGTTCGAACACGCCGCCCTCCAGCTCGAGCAGAACGGCCGTCGCCTGTTCATCGACCCGGGTGTCTTCACGACCCCGATCACCGAGGCGGCGAACGCCGTCGCCGTCGTGATCACGCACGAGCACCCGGATCACTGGACCCCGGACCAGCTCAAGCGCATCGTCGACGCCTCCCCCGACGTGACGATCTACGGACCGGCGGGCGTCGTGGCCGCGGCGAGCGACTTCCCCGTCGTCGAGGTGCGTCCCGGCGAGGTCGTCGACGCCGCACCGTTCTCGCTGCGGTTCTTCGGCGGCCGGCACGCGGTGATCCACACCTCGATCCCGGTCGTCGACAACGTGGGCGTGATCGTGAACGACTCGCTGTTCTACCCGGGCGACTCCTTCGCCGACCCCGCCGAGCAGGTCGACCTGCTCGCGGTCCCGGTCGGTGCGCCGTGGCTGAAGATCTCCGAGTCGATCGACTACGTGCTCGCCCTGAAGCCGAAGCGCGCGTTCGCCACACACGAGATGGTGCTGTCGGTCGCCGGCAAGCAGATGGGACACGACCGTCTACGCTGGGCGACGGAGCAGGCCGGCGGCGAGTACGTCGCGCTCGAGCCCGGCGACACCCTCGACGTTTGA